In Calditrichota bacterium, one genomic interval encodes:
- the gltA gene encoding NADPH-dependent glutamate synthase, whose amino-acid sequence MEQTLTPKQRLQIPPQRMPEQDPKERIKNQREVPLGFTPEQAIREAQRCLQCKTRPCVAGCPVEIDIPGFIRLIEQGEFVAAARRIKEKNVLPAVCGRVCPQEEQCQKECTLTKSHKDVKMSVGIGKLERFVADWEREHGAVELPTLPPKTGKRVAVVGSGPAGLTVAGDLILRGHEVTIFEALHKPGGVLVYGIPEFRLPKAIVEAEVDYLTRLGVTLRTNFVVGKTRSLDELLQEYDAVFVGTGAGLPNFMRIPGENLLGVYSANEYLTRANLMRAYDFPEADTPIFPFKRVATIGGGNVAMDAARTALRLGAERSIIVYRRSEKEMPARLEEIEHAKEEGVEFHLLMAPVRVLGDERGWVKGLEVIKMELGEPDESGRRRPVPVPGSEFIMEVDAVIVAIGNSPNPLIPQTTPDIAVTKWGGIIIDEHTGKTSKRGVFAGGDIVLGAATVILAMGQGRRAANAMHEYLMTGNW is encoded by the coding sequence ATGGAACAGACACTGACTCCAAAGCAGCGGCTGCAGATCCCGCCGCAACGCATGCCAGAGCAAGACCCCAAGGAGCGCATCAAGAACCAGAGGGAGGTGCCGTTAGGCTTCACGCCGGAGCAGGCCATCCGCGAGGCGCAACGCTGCCTGCAATGCAAGACCAGACCATGCGTGGCAGGGTGCCCAGTGGAGATCGATATTCCTGGGTTTATCCGCCTCATCGAGCAAGGAGAATTTGTGGCCGCCGCCCGCCGCATCAAAGAAAAGAATGTGCTGCCAGCCGTGTGCGGCCGTGTTTGCCCCCAAGAAGAGCAGTGCCAAAAAGAGTGTACCTTGACCAAGAGCCACAAGGACGTGAAGATGTCCGTGGGTATCGGCAAGTTGGAGCGCTTTGTGGCAGACTGGGAGCGCGAGCACGGCGCTGTCGAATTGCCCACTCTGCCGCCGAAGACTGGCAAGCGCGTGGCAGTGGTGGGGAGCGGGCCGGCAGGGCTGACCGTGGCTGGCGACCTCATCCTCCGCGGACACGAGGTGACCATCTTCGAGGCGCTGCACAAGCCAGGAGGGGTGCTCGTCTACGGAATCCCTGAGTTCCGTCTGCCAAAGGCCATCGTCGAAGCCGAAGTCGATTATCTCACTCGCCTGGGTGTTACCCTCAGGACTAACTTTGTCGTAGGGAAGACCAGAAGCCTTGATGAACTTCTTCAAGAGTATGACGCCGTGTTTGTGGGCACCGGTGCCGGTTTGCCGAATTTTATGCGCATACCGGGCGAGAACCTCCTCGGGGTCTACTCGGCTAATGAGTACCTCACTCGTGCCAACCTGATGCGCGCCTACGATTTTCCTGAGGCAGACACGCCCATCTTCCCTTTCAAAAGAGTGGCCACCATTGGCGGCGGGAACGTGGCCATGGACGCTGCGCGAACGGCGCTCCGCCTGGGGGCAGAGCGGTCGATTATTGTCTATCGGCGCTCGGAGAAGGAAATGCCGGCGCGGTTAGAGGAGATCGAGCACGCCAAGGAAGAGGGCGTCGAGTTTCACCTGCTCATGGCCCCTGTGCGTGTGTTGGGCGACGAGCGCGGCTGGGTGAAGGGGCTGGAGGTCATCAAGATGGAGTTGGGAGAGCCAGACGAATCGGGGCGAAGGCGTCCGGTTCCTGTGCCTGGCTCGGAGTTCATCATGGAGGTGGACGCGGTCATCGTCGCCATCGGCAATAGTCCCAATCCACTCATCCCTCAGACCACGCCGGACATTGCCGTCACCAAGTGGGGGGGCATCATCATCGACGAGCACACGGGCAAGACCTCCAAGCGGGGGGTCTTCGCTGGCGGCGACATCGTGCTGGGCGCAGCAACGGTGATCCTGGCCATGGGACAGGGAAGACGTGCCGCCAACGCGATGCACGAGTACCTGATGACTGGCAACTGGTGA
- the hisB gene encoding imidazoleglycerol-phosphate dehydratase HisB translates to MRSARVERRSRETEILVELNIDGKGEAHVTTPIGLLTHMLEAFAKHGVFDLTCTASGDLHVDQHHLLEDCGLVLGKAFAQALGDRRGINRAGYFVYPMDEALAVVAVDIGGRPYLQYDVHFSRQFCGDLDSDLLEDFFYAFAVHLGANVVVRMPYGRSDHHKMEAIFKAFGKALAMACQVNPRAAGEIPSTKGMIDDRDS, encoded by the coding sequence ATGCGTAGCGCCCGCGTGGAGCGTCGGAGCCGGGAGACAGAGATCCTTGTTGAGCTCAATATCGATGGCAAGGGAGAGGCGCACGTCACCACCCCCATCGGCTTGCTCACGCACATGCTCGAGGCCTTTGCGAAGCACGGAGTCTTTGATCTCACCTGCACCGCCAGTGGAGACCTGCACGTGGACCAGCACCATCTGCTCGAGGATTGCGGCCTGGTATTGGGCAAGGCCTTTGCCCAGGCCCTAGGCGATAGGCGCGGCATCAATCGTGCCGGCTACTTTGTCTACCCCATGGATGAGGCGCTGGCCGTGGTGGCCGTGGACATCGGCGGCCGCCCTTACCTGCAGTACGATGTCCACTTCAGCCGCCAGTTCTGCGGTGACCTCGACTCAGACCTCTTGGAAGATTTCTTCTATGCTTTCGCCGTGCACCTGGGAGCCAACGTGGTGGTGCGTATGCCCTATGGCCGGAGCGATCACCACAAGATGGAGGCGATCTTCAAGGCATTTGGCAAAGCCCTCGCCATGGCTTGCCAGGTCAATCCCCGGGCCGCCGGTGAAATTCCCAGCACAAAAGGAATGATCGATGATCGGGATAGTTGA
- a CDS encoding TIGR01548 family HAD-type hydrolase — MKAVLFDMDGVLVDVSGSYRRAIAATVEHFSGATVSAGEIQAYKDAGGCNNDWELTRLLLHDRGVEVPLEEVVSVFQELYLGQNFDGLINNERWLLRAEVAERLAGRYALGVVTGRPRREALWTLQRAGMQHFFGAVVTMDDLPRDRQKPHPDGLRLALAALGAEGGWYVGDNVDDIIAARGANVAPIAVLANQAGEEGAARAALLRRYGAVAVIPDVNSIEEVLR; from the coding sequence ATGAAGGCCGTGCTCTTCGACATGGATGGGGTGCTCGTGGATGTGTCCGGTTCCTATCGACGGGCCATCGCGGCTACGGTCGAGCACTTCTCCGGAGCTACCGTCTCGGCTGGAGAGATCCAGGCCTACAAGGATGCGGGAGGTTGCAACAACGATTGGGAGTTGACCCGCCTGCTCTTGCATGACCGGGGCGTGGAGGTCCCTCTAGAAGAGGTCGTCAGCGTGTTCCAGGAACTCTACCTCGGGCAGAATTTTGATGGGCTGATCAACAACGAGCGATGGCTGTTGCGTGCGGAGGTGGCTGAGCGGTTGGCAGGCCGCTATGCGCTGGGCGTAGTGACTGGCAGACCCCGCCGTGAAGCACTCTGGACACTACAGCGCGCTGGCATGCAGCACTTCTTCGGGGCGGTGGTGACCATGGATGACCTGCCGCGGGACCGCCAGAAGCCCCACCCGGATGGCCTCCGCCTTGCGCTGGCCGCATTGGGCGCAGAAGGGGGGTGGTACGTGGGTGATAACGTCGACGACATCATTGCTGCCCGAGGGGCAAATGTGGCGCCCATCGCCGTACTCGCCAACCAAGCGGGGGAAGAAGGTGCAGCCCGCGCGGCTCTGTTGCGCAGGTACGGTGCCGTAGCAGTCATCCCGGATGTGAACAGCATAGAGGAGGTGCTCAGGTGA
- a CDS encoding RNA-binding S4 domain-containing protein, which produces MKNGDESFMSEREEHQDGPQGQESVRLDKWLKVARIFKTRAQAAKSCEEGKVKVNGQVAKPAKAIRVGDTVTVKHKHLYRTFDVLQVTAKSLSAEKARELYREHQPELSPESQELLELYRQTRRMRPPFKGRPTKKERRRLERLRGW; this is translated from the coding sequence GTGAAGAATGGTGACGAGTCGTTCATGAGCGAAAGGGAAGAGCACCAGGACGGCCCCCAAGGGCAGGAGAGCGTTCGCCTTGACAAGTGGCTCAAGGTGGCGCGCATCTTCAAGACGCGCGCGCAGGCGGCCAAGAGCTGCGAAGAAGGCAAGGTCAAGGTGAACGGCCAAGTGGCAAAACCTGCCAAGGCAATCCGGGTGGGGGACACCGTCACCGTGAAGCACAAGCACCTCTATCGCACGTTTGACGTGCTGCAGGTGACGGCGAAAAGCCTTTCAGCCGAAAAGGCCCGCGAACTGTACCGCGAGCATCAGCCAGAGCTCTCCCCAGAATCGCAGGAGCTTTTGGAACTCTACCGACAAACACGGCGGATGCGCCCGCCCTTCAAGGGCCGTCCCACCAAAAAGGAGCGGCGCCGCCTCGAGCGCTTGCGCGGGTGGTAG
- a CDS encoding tetratricopeptide repeat protein, which yields MRTTCLLHGVVVALVFLCNTGSFAQMMSEAEDLAYADRLFTDKFYDLAALQYQRYADRFPTSPKAPQALLQACRALFLSGQHEAALRTGRDALLRFPGSALLDQFLFQQGQAHEALTQLHDAALAFERITAFVPGSSLAPEGLLRAARLYQHAGEYDDCERVAGLLLDKYPTSPMREEARLLLATAGFHLGQLEEALAEAEKLITPDLKKGTTVRALALKAEILDRLGQFTEAERILRQVAEATADSTATATAAFRLGKVLQGRGEYAQSARFAERAAQFATDKELKARSALLKAQSLLQAGSANEALAAFALASSLAPGDSLRAEAWLGAGNAALQLAQFATARQHFDAVRALPVGERLASERTIAAATIGAMRASASLGEAEAAHQRAAQFTARFPNSPFLDDIAFFDAQLGQKDAGCSTQRIHKLLGFLTQFPQSQFADEVSLSLARCYQDLGDPAAAADAYEDYARQFPASPLADEAAYKAALLRSFLVADYRKASSALALQVVRLASGQEEERVPVDVGSLYLESLRDYATARALYRHFYAQDTSAASAKLLLSLATCYHGLAASAYLSAEQSSLAGLVDTAAAFYRKAIATSSDAQERVGAVRGLIGLRRMTKLSPGDVPRWLTDCDAGLALVPAQSPLRAELLAEKASLLLERGPQADSLTLVARTFAADAARLAGDDELRARCHWLVAQLSLAARDTTAAAAALNAIIDHLPRTRRGAQAMMLAATLAEAGKRLGEAEKLYDRILNDCAYAPVADSAEVRLADLLIRQGKHQAAAELLERAREKRASDVSLSVAPDVEPPELKLRLALAYHHLGRSQEAEALLVEFVREAATHPQAAQVLALLATMAEDRGDSQRALNFLRQASSLPAASASAKLSARLRTADLLFRDGDYRAAAAAYQDLIKDAATDSVRRAAWPKLVISLFRIDDRARAIAEAEKYLKAFRDDANRALFAYEEGEFFLRQKDFKQAEKAFRAARDVKNAETAAWGDIGLGKLYLIMNQPDEALKILAGVPTKYPDNPLTATAYVNLGDFYFKNGQFENAFLAFQKALAVPRIDRPYRALALGYLIDAADRLGMWDRAIAFARQYLQEFPRADDAFTRRMQIGTCLKNLKEYDRAIEHFRDLKRFASREAEPEIQYWIGKCYLEMGRYADAIVELMKVKYLSPPSKLPWGVTAMYESGLAYMRLGKLDDARRIFERIEREEGSTSSFGRVARERIKEIDQRKTGQSG from the coding sequence ATGCGCACAACATGTCTTTTGCACGGAGTAGTGGTAGCGCTGGTTTTCCTCTGCAACACGGGCAGCTTTGCCCAGATGATGAGTGAGGCAGAGGACCTGGCCTACGCGGACAGGCTCTTCACCGACAAGTTCTACGACTTGGCGGCGCTGCAGTACCAGCGCTATGCCGATCGCTTCCCCACAAGCCCCAAGGCGCCGCAGGCCCTGTTGCAGGCCTGTCGTGCTCTGTTCTTATCCGGGCAGCACGAGGCAGCGCTGCGCACCGGGCGCGATGCCCTGCTCCGCTTTCCCGGCTCCGCTCTCCTGGACCAGTTCCTCTTCCAGCAGGGCCAAGCCCACGAAGCCCTCACCCAGCTCCACGATGCGGCGTTGGCGTTCGAGCGCATCACGGCCTTTGTCCCGGGCAGTTCCTTAGCACCAGAGGGCCTGCTGCGTGCCGCGCGCCTGTATCAGCACGCTGGCGAGTATGACGACTGCGAGCGTGTGGCCGGCCTGCTGCTGGACAAATATCCCACCAGTCCGATGCGCGAAGAGGCGCGTCTGTTACTGGCCACGGCGGGGTTCCATCTTGGCCAGCTCGAAGAAGCGCTTGCCGAAGCCGAAAAGTTGATCACCCCGGACCTCAAGAAAGGCACGACTGTCCGAGCCTTAGCGTTGAAGGCAGAAATACTCGATCGCCTGGGCCAGTTCACGGAGGCAGAGCGGATTCTCAGGCAGGTAGCCGAAGCAACAGCCGACTCGACGGCAACTGCCACTGCTGCCTTCCGCCTGGGGAAAGTCCTGCAAGGTCGCGGCGAGTACGCCCAATCGGCTCGCTTTGCGGAAAGGGCCGCCCAGTTTGCCACCGACAAGGAACTGAAAGCGCGCTCGGCTCTGCTCAAGGCCCAAAGTCTGCTGCAGGCCGGCTCAGCAAATGAGGCCCTGGCGGCGTTTGCGTTGGCCAGTTCTCTGGCGCCGGGGGACTCCCTTCGCGCGGAGGCGTGGCTTGGTGCGGGTAATGCCGCATTGCAACTGGCGCAATTCGCCACTGCGCGCCAGCACTTTGATGCGGTGCGCGCCCTCCCTGTCGGCGAGCGACTGGCCAGCGAGCGTACTATTGCTGCCGCCACCATCGGCGCGATGCGCGCCTCGGCTTCCCTGGGAGAAGCGGAGGCGGCACACCAGCGTGCCGCCCAGTTCACCGCCCGCTTTCCCAACAGCCCCTTTCTGGACGACATTGCCTTTTTCGATGCCCAGCTCGGTCAAAAGGACGCAGGTTGCTCCACGCAGAGGATCCACAAACTCCTCGGGTTTCTCACCCAATTCCCGCAGAGCCAATTCGCGGACGAGGTGTCCTTGAGCTTGGCGCGCTGTTACCAAGACCTCGGCGACCCCGCAGCGGCAGCCGATGCCTACGAGGACTACGCCCGCCAGTTTCCGGCATCACCCTTGGCTGATGAGGCAGCGTACAAAGCCGCTTTGCTCCGTTCCTTTCTTGTTGCTGATTACCGCAAGGCCTCATCGGCCCTGGCGCTGCAAGTGGTGCGTCTGGCCAGCGGCCAAGAGGAGGAACGAGTGCCTGTAGACGTGGGCTCGCTGTACCTGGAATCGCTGCGGGACTATGCCACTGCCCGTGCACTCTACCGGCACTTCTACGCGCAGGACACCAGTGCCGCCTCGGCCAAGCTCTTGCTGAGCCTGGCGACGTGCTACCATGGCCTGGCTGCCTCAGCCTATCTCTCGGCCGAACAGAGTTCCCTCGCTGGGCTGGTGGACACTGCTGCCGCTTTCTATCGCAAGGCCATCGCCACCTCCAGTGATGCCCAAGAGCGGGTTGGTGCGGTACGCGGGCTCATCGGCCTGCGGAGAATGACCAAGCTCTCGCCCGGTGACGTGCCGCGCTGGCTGACAGATTGCGACGCGGGGCTGGCGCTCGTCCCTGCCCAGAGTCCCCTGCGCGCAGAGTTGCTCGCGGAGAAGGCCAGTCTGCTCCTTGAGCGAGGGCCACAAGCCGACAGCCTGACCCTCGTGGCTCGCACCTTTGCCGCCGACGCAGCCCGCCTTGCTGGTGACGACGAGCTGCGCGCCCGCTGTCATTGGCTGGTGGCGCAGTTGTCGCTGGCCGCCCGCGACACAACAGCGGCTGCGGCTGCGCTGAACGCCATCATCGACCACCTGCCGCGCACCCGGAGAGGAGCCCAGGCCATGATGTTGGCTGCCACCTTGGCTGAGGCAGGCAAGCGTCTTGGCGAAGCAGAAAAACTGTACGATCGAATCCTCAACGACTGCGCCTATGCGCCCGTGGCGGACAGCGCCGAGGTGCGGCTCGCCGACCTTCTCATACGCCAGGGGAAACATCAGGCAGCCGCCGAGCTCCTCGAGCGCGCGCGGGAGAAGAGAGCAAGCGACGTTTCGCTTTCTGTCGCGCCAGATGTTGAACCACCGGAATTGAAACTCCGCCTGGCTTTGGCGTACCACCATCTTGGCCGCTCGCAAGAGGCGGAGGCTTTGCTTGTGGAATTTGTGCGCGAGGCAGCGACGCACCCCCAGGCTGCGCAAGTCCTCGCCCTTCTTGCTACCATGGCCGAAGACAGAGGAGACAGCCAGCGGGCCCTCAACTTTTTGCGTCAGGCAAGTTCACTGCCAGCTGCTTCGGCGAGCGCAAAGCTCTCGGCTCGACTCCGCACAGCTGACCTCCTCTTTCGCGATGGCGACTATCGCGCTGCCGCAGCCGCATACCAGGACTTGATCAAGGACGCGGCAACAGACTCGGTGCGACGAGCGGCCTGGCCCAAGCTGGTCATCTCCCTCTTCAGGATCGATGACCGGGCCCGCGCCATCGCCGAGGCGGAAAAGTATCTCAAGGCATTTCGTGATGACGCCAACCGCGCCCTTTTTGCCTATGAGGAAGGCGAGTTCTTTCTCCGCCAGAAGGACTTTAAGCAGGCCGAGAAAGCCTTCCGCGCGGCGCGGGATGTGAAAAACGCGGAGACGGCGGCGTGGGGCGACATTGGATTGGGCAAGCTCTACCTCATCATGAACCAGCCGGACGAGGCGCTGAAGATCCTCGCGGGCGTACCCACGAAGTACCCGGACAACCCCCTGACGGCCACCGCGTACGTGAACTTGGGCGACTTTTACTTCAAGAACGGGCAGTTTGAGAACGCGTTCCTTGCCTTCCAGAAGGCGTTGGCGGTCCCGCGCATAGACCGTCCCTATCGCGCGCTTGCCTTGGGCTACCTGATCGATGCAGCGGATCGCTTAGGCATGTGGGACCGGGCCATCGCCTTTGCCCGCCAGTACCTGCAGGAGTTTCCGCGCGCCGACGACGCCTTCACGCGAAGGATGCAGATAGGCACCTGCTTGAAGAACCTCAAAGAGTACGACCGCGCCATAGAGCACTTTCGGGACTTGAAACGCTTTGCCAGCAGGGAGGCCGAGCCCGAAATCCAGTACTGGATTGGCAAATGCTACCTGGAAATGGGCAGGTATGCCGATGCCATCGTGGAGCTCATGAAGGTCAAGTACCTCTCTCCGCCGTCGAAGCTCCCTTGGGGCGTCACCGCGATGTACGAATCGGGGCTGGCATACATGCGGCTTGGCAAACTGGACGATGCGCGCCGTATCTTTGAGCGCATCGAACGCGAAGAGGGCAGCACCAGCAGCTTTGGCCGAGTGGCGAGGGAGCGAATCAAGGAGATAGACCAGAGGAAAACAGGCCAGTCCGGGTAG
- a CDS encoding ATP phosphoribosyltransferase, whose amino-acid sequence MRKVKLVIPKGHIHNGVVQLLTDAGFVLRENDRQYVPAVNDPELQVKIMKPQNIAQLVELGSHDCGFTGLDWIVETGARVEELMDLRLDPVSIVAAVPAQLKTAELRSRRLVVASEYERISRQFLSQQGYDFILLRTYGATEAFPPEDADMIIDNTATGQTLRAHGLRIVATVMESSTRFIANARAMQDERKREKIEELVTLFTAVLNARERVMLEMNVPAERLEAVVRLLPCMRAPTISQLYGEQGYAVKAAVRRSEIIRLIPLLKKMGATDILEYEFKKVII is encoded by the coding sequence ATGCGCAAGGTTAAACTGGTCATCCCCAAGGGTCACATCCACAATGGCGTGGTGCAGCTTCTCACCGACGCCGGTTTTGTGTTGCGGGAAAACGATCGGCAGTACGTGCCAGCGGTCAACGATCCGGAGCTGCAGGTGAAGATCATGAAGCCGCAAAACATCGCCCAACTCGTCGAGCTTGGCTCGCACGACTGCGGCTTCACCGGCCTGGACTGGATCGTGGAGACTGGGGCGCGGGTGGAAGAACTCATGGACCTGCGCCTGGACCCGGTGAGCATTGTCGCAGCGGTGCCGGCCCAGCTCAAGACCGCAGAGCTGCGCAGCCGCCGTCTGGTCGTCGCCTCTGAATACGAGCGCATCTCCCGCCAGTTCCTCAGCCAGCAGGGGTACGACTTTATCCTCCTCCGCACCTACGGTGCCACCGAGGCATTTCCGCCGGAGGATGCTGACATGATTATCGACAACACCGCCACAGGCCAGACGCTCCGCGCACACGGGTTGCGCATCGTTGCCACGGTGATGGAGTCGTCGACCCGCTTCATTGCCAATGCGCGCGCCATGCAAGACGAACGCAAGCGGGAAAAGATCGAAGAGCTGGTGACGCTTTTCACGGCCGTGCTCAACGCCCGGGAGAGGGTGATGTTGGAGATGAATGTGCCCGCCGAAAGGCTGGAGGCAGTGGTGCGCCTTCTCCCCTGCATGCGGGCACCGACGATTTCTCAGCTCTACGGCGAGCAGGGGTATGCAGTCAAGGCAGCGGTGCGCCGCTCCGAGATTATCCGCCTCATCCCTTTGCTCAAAAAGATGGGCGCTACCGACATTCTCGAGTACGAGTTCAAAAAGGTAATCATATGA
- the hisH gene encoding imidazole glycerol phosphate synthase subunit HisH: protein MIGIVDYGAGNLRSVSKALSYLGVEHRLVRCARELDHADRLILPGVGSFGHAVAQLHAAGLFEAIKAWLEAGRPYLGICLGLQLLLEGSEESPGAAGLGFVEGQCRRFSGRRVPQIGWNNVEFKGDCPLFAGLVPGEYFYFVHSYWALPEDQRKVVGWTEYGVRYASAVSVGQVWAVQFHPEKSGRAGLTVLKNWLDGCSRAGSCG from the coding sequence ATGATCGGGATAGTTGACTATGGTGCGGGCAATTTGCGCTCGGTGAGTAAGGCCTTATCCTATCTGGGCGTAGAGCACCGTCTTGTTCGCTGCGCGCGGGAATTGGACCACGCGGACCGGTTGATCTTGCCCGGGGTGGGGTCGTTCGGACATGCGGTTGCGCAGCTCCATGCGGCGGGCCTTTTTGAGGCCATCAAGGCGTGGCTGGAGGCTGGCCGCCCTTATTTGGGCATTTGCCTGGGTCTGCAGCTGCTGCTCGAGGGGAGCGAGGAATCACCCGGCGCAGCAGGCTTGGGCTTTGTAGAAGGCCAGTGCCGTCGTTTTTCGGGACGGCGTGTGCCGCAGATCGGCTGGAACAACGTGGAGTTCAAGGGAGACTGCCCTCTGTTCGCCGGGCTTGTCCCTGGCGAGTACTTCTACTTTGTGCATAGCTACTGGGCTCTACCCGAGGACCAACGTAAGGTGGTGGGGTGGACCGAATACGGTGTTCGCTACGCCTCTGCAGTCAGTGTGGGTCAGGTGTGGGCGGTACAGTTTCACCCTGAAAAGAGCGGTCGAGCGGGACTGACCGTCCTCAAGAATTGGCTCGACGGCTGTAGCCGTGCCGGCTCCTGCGGCTGA
- a CDS encoding sulfide/dihydroorotate dehydrogenase-like FAD/NAD-binding protein translates to MELNEIVSKEVLAPDVTRFVVYAPEIAEKRRAGQFVIIRVNPLGERIPLTIADADPRAGTITLISQSVGKTTYELAEKEVGDKLVDLVGPLGSPTHITKVGTVVSVGGGIGIAPIYPITQAMRAAGNYIISILGARRKELLILEQEMRSVSDEVIITTDDGSYGKKGFVTDALQELIHQGRKIDLVIAIGPAVMMKMVSKLTAAHQIPTIASLNTIMIDGTGMCGGCRVTVGGKTKFVCVDGPEFDAHQVDWDEMEKRLGMYKELECKALERYWAEKKARA, encoded by the coding sequence ATGGAGCTCAACGAGATCGTCAGCAAAGAGGTGCTCGCCCCAGACGTGACCCGCTTTGTGGTGTACGCACCGGAGATTGCCGAGAAGCGGCGGGCTGGACAGTTTGTCATTATCCGTGTCAATCCCCTGGGCGAGCGTATTCCCCTCACCATTGCCGATGCCGACCCCCGGGCAGGCACCATCACCCTCATCTCCCAAAGCGTGGGGAAGACCACCTATGAGTTAGCCGAAAAGGAGGTCGGCGACAAGTTGGTGGACCTAGTCGGTCCCCTTGGCTCACCTACGCACATCACCAAGGTGGGCACGGTGGTCAGTGTCGGCGGGGGCATTGGCATTGCGCCTATCTACCCCATTACGCAGGCCATGCGCGCCGCAGGCAACTACATCATTTCCATTCTGGGCGCGCGCAGGAAGGAGCTGCTGATTCTGGAACAAGAGATGCGCAGCGTGAGCGATGAGGTCATCATCACCACCGACGACGGAAGCTATGGCAAGAAGGGCTTTGTCACCGACGCACTGCAAGAGCTGATCCACCAGGGCCGCAAGATCGACCTGGTGATTGCCATCGGGCCGGCGGTGATGATGAAGATGGTGAGCAAGCTTACCGCGGCGCATCAAATCCCCACCATTGCCAGCCTCAACACCATCATGATCGATGGCACGGGCATGTGCGGCGGCTGTCGCGTGACCGTCGGCGGCAAGACCAAGTTCGTCTGCGTCGACGGTCCGGAGTTCGATGCCCACCAGGTCGACTGGGACGAAATGGAAAAGCGGCTGGGCATGTACAAGGAGCTGGAGTGTAAGGCACTGGAACGGTACTGGGCGGAGAAAAAAGCGAGGGCATGA
- the hisC gene encoding histidinol-phosphate transaminase yields the protein MNLIKQRVRELSRYEVPQDAQMVKLNQNEFPRDVPEEIKKEILARLAATSWQRYPDGQAEALVMAIAAYAGVPAACVLVGNASNELIQTVIAATCDSGDSIVTVTPGFAVYSRVARILGAGVQEVPLGPDFAFDPEALVAAAHGARLVIFATPNNPTGTWMSISDIEELVARVECLVCVDEAYFEFHGETASPLLRSYGNLVLLRTFSKALRLAGVRLGYLLGPPQLVAELAKARLPFSVGILQQIAGEVMLAHREVLEQEIQEVVRQREELLAALPGIPGVQAVPSRANFVLFRHQAVSSAMLFSALRRRGVLVRSFGGALSDWLRVTVGTPAENQAFLAALRASLAELA from the coding sequence ATGAACCTGATCAAACAGCGGGTGCGGGAGTTGTCGCGCTACGAGGTGCCCCAAGATGCGCAGATGGTCAAGCTCAATCAGAATGAGTTCCCGCGCGACGTGCCCGAGGAGATCAAGAAGGAAATCCTGGCGCGGTTGGCGGCAACCTCCTGGCAGCGCTACCCGGATGGGCAGGCAGAGGCGTTGGTGATGGCCATCGCGGCCTATGCCGGGGTGCCAGCGGCGTGCGTGCTGGTGGGCAATGCCTCAAACGAGCTCATCCAGACGGTGATTGCCGCAACCTGTGACAGTGGCGACTCCATTGTCACTGTTACTCCTGGCTTTGCCGTGTACAGTCGAGTAGCACGCATTCTGGGAGCAGGGGTGCAAGAGGTGCCACTGGGGCCCGACTTTGCATTTGACCCGGAGGCGCTGGTGGCCGCTGCCCACGGGGCGCGCCTGGTCATCTTCGCCACGCCCAACAATCCCACGGGCACCTGGATGTCCATTTCCGACATTGAGGAGCTGGTGGCGCGGGTCGAGTGCCTGGTCTGCGTGGACGAGGCTTACTTTGAGTTCCACGGCGAGACCGCCTCGCCCCTGCTGCGGAGCTACGGTAATCTCGTGCTGCTCCGCACCTTTTCCAAAGCTCTTCGCCTTGCGGGTGTGCGACTTGGCTACCTCCTGGGACCACCGCAACTGGTGGCCGAGCTGGCAAAGGCGCGGCTGCCGTTCTCGGTGGGTATCTTGCAACAGATTGCCGGCGAGGTAATGCTGGCCCACCGCGAAGTGCTGGAGCAGGAAATTCAGGAAGTGGTGCGCCAGAGGGAAGAACTCCTGGCGGCGCTGCCAGGCATTCCTGGGGTCCAGGCAGTGCCCTCGCGTGCAAACTTTGTGCTTTTCCGTCACCAGGCGGTGTCATCGGCCATGTTGTTTTCGGCCCTGCGCCGCCGTGGCGTCTTGGTGCGATCCTTTGGGGGTGCGCTGAGTGACTGGCTGCGCGTCACCGTTGGCACCCCTGCCGAAAACCAGGCGTTCTTGGCAGCCCTGCGGGCTTCGCTTGCTGAGTTGGCATGA